In Rhodothermales bacterium, a single genomic region encodes these proteins:
- the htpX gene encoding zinc metalloprotease HtpX — protein sequence MNSVRTAALMAFLIVLFTLIGQSIGGSSGMTIAFVVAIAMNAGSYWFSDKIVLKMYRASEVTPQEAPELHAMVDRLRQRAGLPMPKVYVIPSDQPNAFATGRNPDHSAVAVTNGIVRLLSPSELEGVIGHELAHIKNRDILTSTIAATIASAITMLARFAMFFGGGDRDRNALVSLLMLIFAPIAAMVIQMAISRSREFVADRDGAEIAGNPRALANALARLQQGAERIPMTAGNEATAHMFIVNPFFGGIGKLFSTHPPMEERIERLLELERTGF from the coding sequence ATGAATTCCGTTCGCACCGCCGCCCTCATGGCGTTCCTGATCGTCCTCTTTACCCTGATCGGGCAGAGCATCGGCGGATCGTCGGGTATGACGATCGCGTTTGTCGTGGCCATCGCGATGAACGCCGGCAGCTACTGGTTCAGCGATAAGATCGTGTTGAAGATGTACCGGGCCTCGGAAGTGACGCCGCAAGAGGCGCCCGAACTCCATGCCATGGTCGATCGCCTGCGTCAGCGTGCCGGCCTGCCCATGCCGAAGGTGTACGTGATCCCTTCCGACCAGCCCAATGCCTTCGCCACCGGCCGCAACCCGGATCACTCGGCCGTGGCCGTCACCAATGGCATCGTGCGATTGCTCAGTCCGAGCGAACTGGAAGGGGTGATCGGGCACGAACTGGCCCACATCAAGAACCGGGACATCCTGACGTCCACTATCGCGGCGACGATTGCTTCGGCGATTACGATGCTGGCCCGCTTCGCGATGTTTTTCGGGGGAGGAGATCGCGACCGAAATGCGCTGGTGAGCCTGTTGATGCTCATCTTCGCGCCCATTGCCGCGATGGTCATCCAGATGGCCATCTCGCGGTCACGCGAGTTCGTGGCCGACCGCGACGGGGCGGAGATTGCCGGCAATCCGCGCGCGCTCGCCAACGCCCTTGCCCGGCTGCAGCAGGGCGCCGAACGCATCCCGATGACCGCCGGCAACGAGGCTACCGCCCACATGTTTATCGTCAACCCCTTTTTCGGC
- a CDS encoding CPBP family intramembrane glutamic endopeptidase, with amino-acid sequence MASPTVNLTLSADQQPPSTYMGLTRTATYGFLSALPLILLYEALIIVANGGRAGEIRVSSEVWLKEILASMGAQSMHVLAGIVIVIGFGIVIYERKKDIPIRLSYFIGMMIESMLYAVLVAMLVSEIVWRLFDPTAIQTGIIAQVEMGDLWTQIALSIGAGIYEELVFRVIVVGGVYLFLHALFGFKTLAYLIAAVSGAFLFSLVHYIGPLGDTFTLASFAFRFLFGLALNVLYLTRGFGVAAWTHALYDIMIVTHLLG; translated from the coding sequence ATGGCATCGCCGACAGTCAATCTCACCCTTTCAGCCGACCAACAGCCCCCGTCTACGTACATGGGGCTGACGCGGACGGCAACGTACGGTTTTTTGAGCGCCCTGCCGCTTATCCTGCTTTACGAAGCACTGATCATTGTCGCCAATGGAGGACGCGCCGGCGAAATCCGCGTCAGCTCGGAAGTCTGGCTCAAGGAAATCCTGGCCTCGATGGGCGCTCAGAGCATGCATGTCCTGGCCGGCATCGTGATCGTGATCGGTTTCGGTATCGTGATCTATGAGCGCAAGAAAGATATCCCGATTCGTCTGAGTTATTTCATCGGGATGATGATCGAGAGTATGCTCTACGCGGTGCTCGTCGCCATGCTCGTCTCCGAGATCGTGTGGCGGCTGTTTGATCCCACGGCCATCCAGACGGGCATCATCGCACAGGTGGAGATGGGGGATCTGTGGACCCAGATCGCCCTGTCGATCGGCGCCGGCATCTACGAGGAACTGGTGTTTCGCGTGATCGTGGTCGGCGGTGTCTACCTCTTCCTCCACGCCCTCTTCGGATTCAAGACCCTGGCCTACCTCATCGCCGCGGTGAGCGGCGCGTTCCTCTTCAGCCTGGTGCATTACATTGGCCCCCTCGGCGACACCTTCACCCTAGCCTCGTTCGCTTTCCGCTTTCTATTCGGACTCGCCCTGAACGTATTGTACCTGACCCGAGGCTTCGGTGTCGCGGCCTGGACCCATGCGTTGTATGATATCATGATCGTGACCCACCTGTTGGGCTAA